The Humulus lupulus chromosome 4, drHumLupu1.1, whole genome shotgun sequence genome has a window encoding:
- the LOC133831512 gene encoding chromatin-remodeling ATPase INO80 isoform X4: MSERELSSLKKRRRSQNGDYEDEDSYYNRNITEERYRSMLGDHIQKYKRRLKDSSASPAPPRMGVPAPKSNVGLKARKLKNDQRGGFLESETTPEWHNYANHPKPGNYHEADFTPQNGSDRATYEPPYLEIGDGITYRIPPTYDKLAASLNLPSFSDIRVDEIYLEGTLDLGSLAEMMATDKRFGPTNRAGMGEPHPQYDSLHSKLKSLAASNSAQNFSLKVSDVGLHSSIPDGAAGNIKRSILSEGGVLQVYYVKVLEKGDTYEIIERSLPKKQKVKKDPSVIEREEMEKIGKVWVNIVRRDMPKHHRNFTAFHRKQLIDAKRVSENCQREVKLKVSRSLKLMKGAPIRTRKIARDMLLFWKRVDKEMAELRKKEEREAAEALRREQELREAKRQQQRLNFLIQQTELYSHFMQNKSSTQPSETTLMGDEETNEQEEHIISVDAGMVEEDDPEEAELKKEALKAAQDAVSKQKKLTSAFDNECMKLRQTSEPEAPQEVAGASNIDLLHPSTMPVTSTVQTPLLFRGTLKEYQLKGLQWLVNCYEQGLNGILADEMGLGKTIQAMAFLAHLAEDKNIWGPFLVVAPASVLNNWADEITRFCPDLKTLPYWGGLQDRTVLRKKINPKTLYRRDAGFHILITSYQLLVSDEKYFRRVKWQYMVLDEAQAIKSSNSIRWKTLLSFNCRNRLLLTGTPIQNNMAELWALLHFIMPTLFDSHEQFNEWFSKGIESHAEHGGTLNEHQLNRLHSILKPFMLRRVKTDVVSELTRKTEITVHCKLSSRQQAFYRAIKNKISLSELFDNNRGQLNDKKLLNLMNIVIQLRKVCNHPELFERSEGSTYLYFGEIPIALLPAPFGELEDVHYSGGRNPIIFKIPKLVHKEFIQKYDTSNSAQCSVRREFLEKYFNIYSPENVYQSIFTNENSSNSSLKSGTFGFTRLTDLCPAEVGFLGTSSFMERLLFSLTRWDRQFLDEMIDLFMETNHDDSEVNYLESGKVRAVTRMLLTPSKSVTNFLQKKFATGPGDTPFEALVVSHEDRLLSNIRLLHSTYTVIPKTRAPPVDAHCSDRNFAYKMTDEQHSPWIKRLLVGFARTSEFNGPRKPNAPHHLIQEIDSELPISQPALQLTYNIFGSSPPMQSFDPAKLLTDSGKLQTLDILLKRLRANNHRVLLFAQMTKMLNILEDYMNYRKYKYLRLDGSSTIMDRRDMVRDFQHRNDIFVFLLSTRAGGLGINLTAADTVIFYESDWNPTLDLQAMDRAHRLGQTKDVTVYRLICKETVEEKILQRASQKNTVQQLVMTGGHVQGDLLAPEDVVSLLLDDAQLEQKLKEIPLQQAKDRQKKKQTKGIRVDAEGDASLEDLANNVPEAAGHEDSPDPEKTKPTNKKRKPVQTSKSRNAQMTDELNTMSMDFGLDDAQQNTDSLATKSKRPKRPKKSVNDNLEPAFVVTSAVPEQSQYPSSLQTISSSSAVPQTGEDFSTHGNSFT, from the exons ATGTCTGAAAGGGAATTAAGCtcattgaagaagagaaggcggtCTCAGAACGGTGACTACGAGGACGAGGACAGTTACTACAACAGAAACATTACAGAGGAGAGATATAGATCAATGCTTGGAGATCACATTCAGAAGTACAAGAGGAGGCTCAAGGACTCCTCGGCCAGTCCTGCCCCACCCAGGATGGGAGTCCCAGCTCCGAAGAGTAATGTGGGTTTGAAAGCTAGGAAATTGAAGAATGATCAACGAGGAGGGTTTCTTGAATCGGAAACCACACCTGAGTGGCACAATTATGCTAATCATCCCAAACCAGGGAATTACCATGAAGCAGATTTTACACCACAAAATGGCTCTGATAG AGCAACATATGAGCCTCCTTATTTGGAGATTGGGGATGGTATCACGTACAGGATCCCTCCAACTTATGACAAGCTGGCGGCATCTTTGAACTTGCCAAGCTTTTCTGATATTCGAGTGGATGAAATTTACTTAGAAGGTACATTGGATTTAGGGTCACTAGCAGAAATGATGGCGACTGATAAAAGGTTTGGGCCTACAAACCGGGCAGGGATGGGGGAGCCCCATCCCCAGTATGATTCACTTCATTCAAAATTGAAGTCGCTTGCTGCTTCTAACTCAGCTCAGAATTTCAGTCTCAAAGTTTCTGATGTTGGGTTGCATTCTTCCATCCCCGACGGGGCAGCCGGAAATATAAAACGGTCTATTTTGTCTGAGGGTGGTGTTTTACAGGTCTACTATGTTAAAGTTCTAGAGAAAGGCGATACATATGAG ATAATTGAAAGAAGCTTGCCTAAAAAGCAAAAGGTGAAGAAAGATCCTTCTGTGATTGAGAGGGAGGAAATGGAGAAAATTGGAAAAGTATGGGTCAATATTGTAAGAAGAGACATGCCAAAGCATCATAGGAATTTTACAGCTTTTCATAGGAAGCAACTAATTGATGCCAAGAGGGTTTCAGAAAATTGTCAAAGAGAG GTGAAATTGAAAGTGAGTAGATCACTTAAATTGATGAAGGGTGCTCCGATTCGCACAAGGAAGATAGCTAGGGACATGCTGCTTTTCTGGAAGAGAGTGGATAAGGAGATG gCAGAATTGAGGAAAAAGGAGGAAAGAGAAGCTGCTGAAGCCCTAAGGCGTGAGCAGGAGCTTCGAGAAGCAAAGAGGCAACAACAAAGGCTGAATTTTCTTATTCAACAAACTGAGCTATACAGCCACTTCATGCAGAACAAGTCGAGCACTCAGCCATCTGAAACTACACTTATGGGGGATGAGGAAACCAATGAACAAGAAGAGCATATTATCTCTGTTGATGCAGGGATGGTTGAGGAAGATGATCCTGAAGAGGCTGAACTAAAGAAAGAGGCCTTGAAAGCTGCGCAAGATGCAGTTTCTAAGCAGAAAAAACTGACAAGTGCATTTGATAATGAATGTATGAAGCTGCGGCAAACTAGTGAACCTGAGGCTCCACAGGAGGTTGCAGGAGCTAGTAACATAGATCTACTCCATCC TTCCACCATGCCAGTGACATCAACTGTTCAAACACCACTGTTGTTTAGAGGCACCCTTAAAGAATATCAGCTGAAAGGTCTTCAGTGGCTGGTCAATTGTTATGAGCAG GGTTTGAATGGCATTCTTGCTGATGAGATGGGCCTTGGAAAGACCATTCAGGCTATGGCATTTTTGGCTCATCTAGCGGAA gATAAAAATATATGGGGACCTTTTCTTGTTGTTGCTCCTGCATCTGTATTGAACAACTGGGCAGATGAAATTACCCGCTTTTGCCCTGACTTGAAAACTCTTCCATATTGGGGTGGGCTTCAGGACCGTACAGTTCTGAGGAAAAAAATCAACCCGAAGACACTATACCGCAG GGATGCTGGGTTTCACATTCTTATCACCAGCTATCAGCTACTTGTTTCTGATGAGAAGTACTTTCGGCGGGTGAAATGGCAATATATGGTGTTGGATGAAGCCCAAGCAATTAAAAGTTCAAACAG TATAAGATGGAAGACACTGCTTAGTTTTAATTGCCGAAATAGGCTTCTGCTTACTGGAACTCCAATCCAAAATAATATGGCAGAGTTGTGGGCCTTACTACATTTCATTATGCCAACCTTATTTGATAGTCACGAACAGTTTAATGAGTGGTTTTCTAAAGG AATTGAGAGCCATGCAGAACATGGTGGTACTTTGAATGAGCACCAGCTTAACCGATTG CATTCAATATTAAAACCTTTCATGCTACGTCGAGTTAAAACAGATGTAGTTTCAGAGCTTACCAGGAAAACAGAGATCACAGTGCACTGCAAATTGAGTTCACGACAACAAGCTTTTTATCGAGCTATCAAGAACAAGATTTCTCTTTCCGAGTTATTTGACAACAATCGTGGACAACTTAATGACAAAAAACTCCTTAATTTAATGAATATTGTCATTCAGCTAAGGAAG GTCTGTAATCATCCAGAGTTGTTCGAAAGGAGTGAGGGAAGCACATATCTCTACTTTGGTGAGATTCCCATCGCCCTTTTGCCTgccccctttggggaattggaggaTGTACACTACTCAGGAGGTCGCAATCCTATAATATTCAAG ATTCCAAAACTTGTCCACAAAGAATTTATTCAGAAGTATGACACATCTAACTCAGCACAGTGCAGTGTCCGTAGAGAATTTTTGgagaaatattttaatatatattccCCAGAAAATGTTTATCAATCAATTTTCACAAATGAGAACAGCTCAAATTCATCTCTTAAGAGCGGAACCTTTGGTTTTACTCGCCTGACGGATCTGTGCCCAGCTGAGGTTGGGTTTCTGGGAACTAGTTCTTTTATGGAGCGGCTCTTGTTTTCTCTTACGAGATGGGACCGACAATTTTTGGATGAAATGATAGACTTATTTATGGAAACCAACCATGATGATTCTGAAGTCAATTACCTTGAGAGTGGAAAAGTGAGAGCTGTTACACGAATGTTGCTGACACCATCAAAATCTGTAACAAATTTCCTTCAGAAGAAATTTGCTACTGGTCCTGGTGATACTCCCTTTGAGGCTTTAGTTGTTTCTCATGAAGACAGGCTTTTATCAAACATCCGGCTTCTCCATTCAACATACACAGTCATCCCTAAAACTAGAGCTCCACCT GTCGACGCTCACTGCTCTGATAGAAATTTTGCTTACAAAATGACTGATGAACAACATTCCCCATGGATCAAGAGGTTGCTTGTTGGCTTTGCACGGACATCTGAGTTTAACGGGCCCAGGAAGCCAAATGCTCCTCATCATTTAATACAAGAAATTGATTCTGAATTACCTATTTCACAACCCGCTCTTCAATTGACTTACAATATTTTTGGGTCTTCTCCTCCCATGCAAAGCTTTGACCCAGCAAAATTACTAACA GATTCTGGAAAACTTCAAACACTAGATATATTGTTGAAACGCTTGCGAGCAAATAATCACCGGGTTCTTTTATTTGCTCAAATGACAAAGATGCTGAATATTCTTGAG GATTACATGAACTACAGAAAGTATAAATATCTCAGACTTGATGGATCCTCCACTATAATGGATCGCAGAGACATGGTCAGGGACTTTCAGCATCG GAATGATATTTTTGTGTTCTTGCTAAGTACAAGAGCTGGTGGACTTGGAATTAATTTGACAGCTGCAGATACTGTCATATTTTATGAAAGCGATTGGAATCCCACTTTGGATTTACAGGCAATGGATAGAGCTCACAGATTGGGTCAGACGAAAGAT GTCACTGTCTACCgactaatttgtaaagaaacagTTGAAGAGAAGATTCTCCAGAGAGCGAGTCAAAAAAATACTGTTCAGCAGCTTGTCATGACGGGTGGTCATGTTCAGGGTGATCTCTTGGCACCTGAGGATGTTGTTTCATTACTCCTGGATGATGCCCAGTTGGAgcaaaaattaaaagaaattcCACTGCAG CAGGCAAAGGATAGACAAAAGAAAAAACAAACCAAGGGTATACGGGTAGATGCAGAAGGTGATGCATCTTTGGAAGATTTAGCAAATAATGTACCTGAGGCAGCTGGACATGAGGATTCTCCAGATCCGGAGAAAACCAAACCCACTAACAAAAAG AGAAAACCTGTGCAAACTTCAAAATCGAGGAATGCCCAAATGACAGATGAACTTAACACAATGTCAATGGACTTTGGTTTGGATGATGCCCAACAAAATACAGATTCATTAGCAACGAAATCTAAGAGACCGAAGAGGCCAAAGAAGAGTGTAAATGACAACCTTGAGCCAGCTTTTGTAGTCACATCCGCAGTTCCAGAGCAGAGCCAATATCCATCTTCATTGCAAACCATCAGTTCCAGCAGTGCTGTACCACAAACAGGCGAAGATTTCTCCACGCACGGGAATTCATTTACTTGA
- the LOC133831512 gene encoding chromatin-remodeling ATPase INO80 isoform X1, translating to MDHRKQSKDSPSYSDLFNLETLMSFQLPEPHDIFDYYENSSQDESRGSRGGAVANKGNGLMSERELSSLKKRRRSQNGDYEDEDSYYNRNITEERYRSMLGDHIQKYKRRLKDSSASPAPPRMGVPAPKSNVGLKARKLKNDQRGGFLESETTPEWHNYANHPKPGNYHEADFTPQNGSDRATYEPPYLEIGDGITYRIPPTYDKLAASLNLPSFSDIRVDEIYLEGTLDLGSLAEMMATDKRFGPTNRAGMGEPHPQYDSLHSKLKSLAASNSAQNFSLKVSDVGLHSSIPDGAAGNIKRSILSEGGVLQVYYVKVLEKGDTYEIIERSLPKKQKVKKDPSVIEREEMEKIGKVWVNIVRRDMPKHHRNFTAFHRKQLIDAKRVSENCQREVKLKVSRSLKLMKGAPIRTRKIARDMLLFWKRVDKEMAELRKKEEREAAEALRREQELREAKRQQQRLNFLIQQTELYSHFMQNKSSTQPSETTLMGDEETNEQEEHIISVDAGMVEEDDPEEAELKKEALKAAQDAVSKQKKLTSAFDNECMKLRQTSEPEAPQEVAGASNIDLLHPSTMPVTSTVQTPLLFRGTLKEYQLKGLQWLVNCYEQGLNGILADEMGLGKTIQAMAFLAHLAEDKNIWGPFLVVAPASVLNNWADEITRFCPDLKTLPYWGGLQDRTVLRKKINPKTLYRRDAGFHILITSYQLLVSDEKYFRRVKWQYMVLDEAQAIKSSNSIRWKTLLSFNCRNRLLLTGTPIQNNMAELWALLHFIMPTLFDSHEQFNEWFSKGIESHAEHGGTLNEHQLNRLHSILKPFMLRRVKTDVVSELTRKTEITVHCKLSSRQQAFYRAIKNKISLSELFDNNRGQLNDKKLLNLMNIVIQLRKVCNHPELFERSEGSTYLYFGEIPIALLPAPFGELEDVHYSGGRNPIIFKIPKLVHKEFIQKYDTSNSAQCSVRREFLEKYFNIYSPENVYQSIFTNENSSNSSLKSGTFGFTRLTDLCPAEVGFLGTSSFMERLLFSLTRWDRQFLDEMIDLFMETNHDDSEVNYLESGKVRAVTRMLLTPSKSVTNFLQKKFATGPGDTPFEALVVSHEDRLLSNIRLLHSTYTVIPKTRAPPVDAHCSDRNFAYKMTDEQHSPWIKRLLVGFARTSEFNGPRKPNAPHHLIQEIDSELPISQPALQLTYNIFGSSPPMQSFDPAKLLTDSGKLQTLDILLKRLRANNHRVLLFAQMTKMLNILEDYMNYRKYKYLRLDGSSTIMDRRDMVRDFQHRNDIFVFLLSTRAGGLGINLTAADTVIFYESDWNPTLDLQAMDRAHRLGQTKDVTVYRLICKETVEEKILQRASQKNTVQQLVMTGGHVQGDLLAPEDVVSLLLDDAQLEQKLKEIPLQQAKDRQKKKQTKGIRVDAEGDASLEDLANNVPEAAGHEDSPDPEKTKPTNKKRKPVQTSKSRNAQMTDELNTMSMDFGLDDAQQNTDSLATKSKRPKRPKKSVNDNLEPAFVVTSAVPEQSQYPSSLQTISSSSAVPQTGEDFSTHGNSFT from the exons ATGGACCACCGGAAGCAATCCAAGGACTCACCCTCGTACTCGGACCTTTTCAATCTTGAG ACTTTGATGAGCTTTCAACTTCCAGAACCACATGACATCTTTGATTATTATGAGAACAGTAGTCAGGATGAGAGTAGAGGAAGCCGAG GTGGGGCAGTTGCAAACAAAGGTAATGGACTGATGTCTGAAAGGGAATTAAGCtcattgaagaagagaaggcggtCTCAGAACGGTGACTACGAGGACGAGGACAGTTACTACAACAGAAACATTACAGAGGAGAGATATAGATCAATGCTTGGAGATCACATTCAGAAGTACAAGAGGAGGCTCAAGGACTCCTCGGCCAGTCCTGCCCCACCCAGGATGGGAGTCCCAGCTCCGAAGAGTAATGTGGGTTTGAAAGCTAGGAAATTGAAGAATGATCAACGAGGAGGGTTTCTTGAATCGGAAACCACACCTGAGTGGCACAATTATGCTAATCATCCCAAACCAGGGAATTACCATGAAGCAGATTTTACACCACAAAATGGCTCTGATAG AGCAACATATGAGCCTCCTTATTTGGAGATTGGGGATGGTATCACGTACAGGATCCCTCCAACTTATGACAAGCTGGCGGCATCTTTGAACTTGCCAAGCTTTTCTGATATTCGAGTGGATGAAATTTACTTAGAAGGTACATTGGATTTAGGGTCACTAGCAGAAATGATGGCGACTGATAAAAGGTTTGGGCCTACAAACCGGGCAGGGATGGGGGAGCCCCATCCCCAGTATGATTCACTTCATTCAAAATTGAAGTCGCTTGCTGCTTCTAACTCAGCTCAGAATTTCAGTCTCAAAGTTTCTGATGTTGGGTTGCATTCTTCCATCCCCGACGGGGCAGCCGGAAATATAAAACGGTCTATTTTGTCTGAGGGTGGTGTTTTACAGGTCTACTATGTTAAAGTTCTAGAGAAAGGCGATACATATGAG ATAATTGAAAGAAGCTTGCCTAAAAAGCAAAAGGTGAAGAAAGATCCTTCTGTGATTGAGAGGGAGGAAATGGAGAAAATTGGAAAAGTATGGGTCAATATTGTAAGAAGAGACATGCCAAAGCATCATAGGAATTTTACAGCTTTTCATAGGAAGCAACTAATTGATGCCAAGAGGGTTTCAGAAAATTGTCAAAGAGAG GTGAAATTGAAAGTGAGTAGATCACTTAAATTGATGAAGGGTGCTCCGATTCGCACAAGGAAGATAGCTAGGGACATGCTGCTTTTCTGGAAGAGAGTGGATAAGGAGATG gCAGAATTGAGGAAAAAGGAGGAAAGAGAAGCTGCTGAAGCCCTAAGGCGTGAGCAGGAGCTTCGAGAAGCAAAGAGGCAACAACAAAGGCTGAATTTTCTTATTCAACAAACTGAGCTATACAGCCACTTCATGCAGAACAAGTCGAGCACTCAGCCATCTGAAACTACACTTATGGGGGATGAGGAAACCAATGAACAAGAAGAGCATATTATCTCTGTTGATGCAGGGATGGTTGAGGAAGATGATCCTGAAGAGGCTGAACTAAAGAAAGAGGCCTTGAAAGCTGCGCAAGATGCAGTTTCTAAGCAGAAAAAACTGACAAGTGCATTTGATAATGAATGTATGAAGCTGCGGCAAACTAGTGAACCTGAGGCTCCACAGGAGGTTGCAGGAGCTAGTAACATAGATCTACTCCATCC TTCCACCATGCCAGTGACATCAACTGTTCAAACACCACTGTTGTTTAGAGGCACCCTTAAAGAATATCAGCTGAAAGGTCTTCAGTGGCTGGTCAATTGTTATGAGCAG GGTTTGAATGGCATTCTTGCTGATGAGATGGGCCTTGGAAAGACCATTCAGGCTATGGCATTTTTGGCTCATCTAGCGGAA gATAAAAATATATGGGGACCTTTTCTTGTTGTTGCTCCTGCATCTGTATTGAACAACTGGGCAGATGAAATTACCCGCTTTTGCCCTGACTTGAAAACTCTTCCATATTGGGGTGGGCTTCAGGACCGTACAGTTCTGAGGAAAAAAATCAACCCGAAGACACTATACCGCAG GGATGCTGGGTTTCACATTCTTATCACCAGCTATCAGCTACTTGTTTCTGATGAGAAGTACTTTCGGCGGGTGAAATGGCAATATATGGTGTTGGATGAAGCCCAAGCAATTAAAAGTTCAAACAG TATAAGATGGAAGACACTGCTTAGTTTTAATTGCCGAAATAGGCTTCTGCTTACTGGAACTCCAATCCAAAATAATATGGCAGAGTTGTGGGCCTTACTACATTTCATTATGCCAACCTTATTTGATAGTCACGAACAGTTTAATGAGTGGTTTTCTAAAGG AATTGAGAGCCATGCAGAACATGGTGGTACTTTGAATGAGCACCAGCTTAACCGATTG CATTCAATATTAAAACCTTTCATGCTACGTCGAGTTAAAACAGATGTAGTTTCAGAGCTTACCAGGAAAACAGAGATCACAGTGCACTGCAAATTGAGTTCACGACAACAAGCTTTTTATCGAGCTATCAAGAACAAGATTTCTCTTTCCGAGTTATTTGACAACAATCGTGGACAACTTAATGACAAAAAACTCCTTAATTTAATGAATATTGTCATTCAGCTAAGGAAG GTCTGTAATCATCCAGAGTTGTTCGAAAGGAGTGAGGGAAGCACATATCTCTACTTTGGTGAGATTCCCATCGCCCTTTTGCCTgccccctttggggaattggaggaTGTACACTACTCAGGAGGTCGCAATCCTATAATATTCAAG ATTCCAAAACTTGTCCACAAAGAATTTATTCAGAAGTATGACACATCTAACTCAGCACAGTGCAGTGTCCGTAGAGAATTTTTGgagaaatattttaatatatattccCCAGAAAATGTTTATCAATCAATTTTCACAAATGAGAACAGCTCAAATTCATCTCTTAAGAGCGGAACCTTTGGTTTTACTCGCCTGACGGATCTGTGCCCAGCTGAGGTTGGGTTTCTGGGAACTAGTTCTTTTATGGAGCGGCTCTTGTTTTCTCTTACGAGATGGGACCGACAATTTTTGGATGAAATGATAGACTTATTTATGGAAACCAACCATGATGATTCTGAAGTCAATTACCTTGAGAGTGGAAAAGTGAGAGCTGTTACACGAATGTTGCTGACACCATCAAAATCTGTAACAAATTTCCTTCAGAAGAAATTTGCTACTGGTCCTGGTGATACTCCCTTTGAGGCTTTAGTTGTTTCTCATGAAGACAGGCTTTTATCAAACATCCGGCTTCTCCATTCAACATACACAGTCATCCCTAAAACTAGAGCTCCACCT GTCGACGCTCACTGCTCTGATAGAAATTTTGCTTACAAAATGACTGATGAACAACATTCCCCATGGATCAAGAGGTTGCTTGTTGGCTTTGCACGGACATCTGAGTTTAACGGGCCCAGGAAGCCAAATGCTCCTCATCATTTAATACAAGAAATTGATTCTGAATTACCTATTTCACAACCCGCTCTTCAATTGACTTACAATATTTTTGGGTCTTCTCCTCCCATGCAAAGCTTTGACCCAGCAAAATTACTAACA GATTCTGGAAAACTTCAAACACTAGATATATTGTTGAAACGCTTGCGAGCAAATAATCACCGGGTTCTTTTATTTGCTCAAATGACAAAGATGCTGAATATTCTTGAG GATTACATGAACTACAGAAAGTATAAATATCTCAGACTTGATGGATCCTCCACTATAATGGATCGCAGAGACATGGTCAGGGACTTTCAGCATCG GAATGATATTTTTGTGTTCTTGCTAAGTACAAGAGCTGGTGGACTTGGAATTAATTTGACAGCTGCAGATACTGTCATATTTTATGAAAGCGATTGGAATCCCACTTTGGATTTACAGGCAATGGATAGAGCTCACAGATTGGGTCAGACGAAAGAT GTCACTGTCTACCgactaatttgtaaagaaacagTTGAAGAGAAGATTCTCCAGAGAGCGAGTCAAAAAAATACTGTTCAGCAGCTTGTCATGACGGGTGGTCATGTTCAGGGTGATCTCTTGGCACCTGAGGATGTTGTTTCATTACTCCTGGATGATGCCCAGTTGGAgcaaaaattaaaagaaattcCACTGCAG CAGGCAAAGGATAGACAAAAGAAAAAACAAACCAAGGGTATACGGGTAGATGCAGAAGGTGATGCATCTTTGGAAGATTTAGCAAATAATGTACCTGAGGCAGCTGGACATGAGGATTCTCCAGATCCGGAGAAAACCAAACCCACTAACAAAAAG AGAAAACCTGTGCAAACTTCAAAATCGAGGAATGCCCAAATGACAGATGAACTTAACACAATGTCAATGGACTTTGGTTTGGATGATGCCCAACAAAATACAGATTCATTAGCAACGAAATCTAAGAGACCGAAGAGGCCAAAGAAGAGTGTAAATGACAACCTTGAGCCAGCTTTTGTAGTCACATCCGCAGTTCCAGAGCAGAGCCAATATCCATCTTCATTGCAAACCATCAGTTCCAGCAGTGCTGTACCACAAACAGGCGAAGATTTCTCCACGCACGGGAATTCATTTACTTGA